The Spirochaetota bacterium genome contains a region encoding:
- the lexA gene encoding transcriptional repressor LexA, which translates to MKPLTKKQQAIFSYIKQTIKKTGFPPTVREIGNQFSITVKGAYDHLKAIEKKGYLRCEAGKSRAIELLIDKEDVYADVRSIPLVGTIAAGVPILAQENIESYIQLPSGLLPDGILFGLKVKGDSMTGAGIYDGDIAIIRQQPNANNGQIVAALIDNEATLKILKKTERKVQLLPANEKYNPITAENVAILGVLKALFRIY; encoded by the coding sequence ATAAAACCATTAACTAAAAAACAACAGGCAATATTTTCATATATTAAACAGACAATAAAAAAAACTGGTTTTCCTCCCACGGTTCGTGAAATAGGCAATCAATTCTCAATTACCGTAAAGGGTGCATATGATCATTTGAAAGCAATAGAAAAGAAAGGATATCTGCGATGTGAAGCTGGCAAATCACGAGCAATTGAGCTATTGATTGATAAAGAAGATGTATATGCTGATGTGCGATCAATTCCATTGGTTGGTACAATTGCAGCGGGTGTGCCCATTTTGGCTCAGGAAAACATTGAAAGCTATATACAGTTGCCATCAGGTCTTTTGCCCGACGGCATATTATTTGGGCTTAAGGTTAAAGGCGATTCAATGACGGGTGCGGGCATATATGATGGCGATATTGCCATTATCAGGCAACAGCCAAATGCAAACAATGGCCAAATAGTAGCTGCACTTATTGATAATGAAGCAACACTAAAAATATTAAAGAAAACTGAACGCAAAGTACAGCTTTTGCCTGCTAACGAAAAATATAATCCAATAACAGCAGAAAATGTTGCCATTTTAGGAGTACTTAAAGCATTATTCCGAATATATTAA